Proteins encoded together in one Vigna angularis cultivar LongXiaoDou No.4 chromosome 5, ASM1680809v1, whole genome shotgun sequence window:
- the LOC108319602 gene encoding UDP-glucose iridoid glucosyltransferase, whose protein sequence is MMEIQRHRLVLITPPFQGHLTPMLHLATVLHSKGFSITVAHAHFNSPDPSNHPNFCFLPLFYGLSDTHISSKNVVDITATLNTRCVSPIKEALIDQIEKANINHEKIACVIYDGLMYSIDSVARELKLPNIVLRTTSATNFLTYHTFLQRQSSGWLPLQDSMSLDLVPELEPLRFKDLPMFNSCDIQKQIAKTVAVRPSLGVICNTVNCLEEESLYRLHQVYKVSFFPIGPLHMIAEEDSSSSSFVEEDYSCIGWLKKQPKQSVLYVSLGSIASWEEKELTEVACGLANSKQKFLWVIRPGTISDVSEWLESLCKDVRVAIAERGCIVKWAPQGEVLADEAVGGFWSHCGWNSTLESLCEGVPMMCQPHFGDQRVNARLLSHVWKVGLEWSNVMERNEIEVAVRRLMVNSEGKEMRQKALKLKNEIKIAVKDGSSYDALNRLVKSILSMNL, encoded by the exons ATGATGGAAATTCAAAGGCACCGTTTGGTTCTAATAACACCACCATTTCAGGGCCACTTAACTCCAATGCTTCACCTAGCCACCGTTCTTCATTCAAAAGGGTTTTCCATAACGGTGGCACATGCCCATTTCAATTCCCCCGATCCTTCTAATCACCCtaacttttgttttcttcccTTGTTCTATGGTTTATCCGACACTCACATCTCCTCCAAGAATGTTGTAGATATTACAGCAACCTTAAATACAAGGTGTGTGTCTCCAATCAAAGAGGCATTGATTGATCAGATTGAGAAAGCAAATATAAACCATGAAAAGATTGCTTGCGTCATCTACGATGGATTAATGTATTCCATTGATTCTGTGGCCAGAGAACTGAAACTACCCAACATAGTCCTCAGAACCACCAGTGCTACTAATTTTCTCACTTATCATACATTTTTGCAGAGACAAAGCAGTGGCTGGCTGCCCTTGCAAG ATTCTATGTCGTTGGACTTGGTGCCAGAACTCGAACCACTCCGATTCAAAGACCTGCCGATGTTCAATTCGTGTGATATCCAGAAACAAATTGCTAAAACAGTGGCAGTGAGACCTTCTTTGGGTGTTATCTGCAACACAGTGAATTGCCTTGAAGAGGAGTCCTTGTATAGGCTACACCAGGTGTACAAAGTCAGTTTCTTCCCCATAGGCCCTTTACACATGATTGCCGAAGAAGATTCTTCTAGCAGTAGCTTTGTGGAAGAAGATTATAGCTGCATAGGTTGGCTCAAAAAGCAACCAAAACAATCGGTGTTGTACGTGAGTTTGGGGAGCATAGCTAGTTGGGAAGAGAAAGAGCTGACAGAAGTAGCTTGTGGCTTAGCAAACAGCAAGCAGAAGTTCCTTTGGGTTATTAGACCAGGGACAATCAGTGATGTTTCAGAATGGCTAGAATCACTGTGTAAAGATGTTAGAGTGGCAATAGCAGAAAGGGGTTGCATTGTGAAATGGGCACCTCAGGGTGAGGTTTTGGCAGACGAAGCTGTTGGAGGGTTTTGGAGCCATTGTGGTTGGAACTCTACGTTGGAGAGTTTGTGTGAAGGAGTGCCAATGATGTGTCAACCTCATTTTGGAGATCAGAGGGTAAATGCAAGGTTGTTGAGCCATGTATGGAAGGTAGGCCTAGAGTGGTCCAATGTCATGGAAAGGAATGAAATAGAAGTGGCAGTGAGAAGATTGATGGTGAATTCTGAAGGAAAAGAGATGAGGCAGAAAGCATTGAAACTCAAGAATGAAATTAAGATAGCTGTTAAAGATGGTTCTTCCTATGATGCCTTAAATAGGTTAGTCAAAAGTATCTTATCAATGAATCTCTAA
- the LOC108319601 gene encoding 18.5 kDa class I heat shock protein produces MSIVPMNQDEGNAFNLLAQWDPFLDFPLPPSISNFFPGFGFGSGSSVNTRVDWRETPRAHVWEVALPGFTNEDVLVELQDERVLQVSVESGNFTTRFKIPDNANLEQLKANMRHGVLVVTVPKVNQPLPPPPSRNIRVVEIDGTD; encoded by the coding sequence ATGTCGATTGTTCCAATGAACCAGGACGAGGGCAACGCTTTCAATCTATTGGCTCAGTGGGATCCGTTCCTTgattttcctcttcctccttCCATCTCTAACTTCTTCCCCGGTTTCGGATTCGGATCCGGGTCGTCGGTGAACACACGTGTGGACTGGAGGGAGACACCCAGAGCGCACGTGTGGGAGGTGGCGCTTCCCGGCTTCACCAACGAAGACGTGCTGGTGGAGCTCCAAGACGAGAGGGTGCTCCAAGTGAGCGTGGAGAGTGGCAACTTCACGACCAGGTTCAAGATCCCAGACAACGCTAACCTCGAACAACTCAAAGCCAACATGCGTCACGGGGTTCTCGTTGTCACCGTTCCCAAGGTTAACCAACCCCTTCCTCCACCGCCTAGTAGGAATATCAGGGTCGTTGAAATCGACGGCACCGACTGA
- the LOC108319600 gene encoding copper transporter 6 yields the protein MDEHMHGMGGMASPPTANDTMGTMMHHKMMMHMTFFWGKDTDILFQNWPGGKSDMYILALVFVFVMSVFVQLLSHTRFIKPGSNHVAAGLFKTLLFAFRVGLAYLVMLSIMSFNGGVFLVAVLGQTLGFLITTFAFNKSPHDEGFDLPPVSC from the coding sequence ATGGATGAACACATGCACGGGATGGGAGGGATGGCGTCGCCGCCAACCGCAAACGACACCATGGGCACCATGATGCACCACAAGATGATGATGCACATGACCTTCTTCTGGGGCAAAGACACTGATATTCTCTTCCAAAACTGGCCGGGAGGCAAATCGGATATGTATATCTTGGCCCTCGTTTTCGTCTTCGTCATGTCGGTTTTCGTGCAGCTGCTCTCGCACACCCGTTTCATCAAACCCGGTTCAAACCATGTCGCGGCCGGTCTGTTCAAGACCCTCTTGTTCGCTTTCAGGGTTGGTCTCGCTTATCTGGTTATGCTTTCAATCATGTCTTTTAACGGTGGTGTTTTCTTGGTTGCTGTGCTAGGTCAGACCTTGGGGTTTCTCATTACAACATTCGCTTTCAACAAATCGCCCCATGACGAGGGTTTCGATCTTCCTCCAGTTTCTTGTTGA
- the LOC108319582 gene encoding protein DETOXIFICATION 42 isoform X1 produces MFSLFIKQNTGLVFKFDNLGCEILSIALPSAMALIADPIASLVDTAFIGQIGPVELAAVGVAIALFNQISRIAIFPLVSVTTSFVAEEDTLSGTSPQVEKNERSEAGPIVDAEMKELVPLNKDLTATDCNIVKFEHKRRRIPSASSALLIGGILGIIQTMFLIVAAKPLLNFMGVTSDSLMLNHAHKYLTLRSLGAPAVLLSLAMQGIFRGFKDTKTPLYATLAGDITNVALDPLLIYVFRLGVSGAAIAHVISQYLISLILLWSLIEKVDLIPPSIKHLQFHRFLKNGFLLFVRVIAVTFCVTLAASLAARKGPTSMAAFQVCLQIWLAVSLLADGLAVAGQAILAGAFANKDYEKVQATAYRVLQLGLLLGLALAFILGTGLHFGAKLFTKDVDVIHLIKIGIPFVAATQPLNALAFVIDGINFGASDFAYSAISLVVVAIFSIICLHFLSSVGGFIGIWIALTIYMALRAIVGLLRIGTGSGPWKMIRS; encoded by the exons ATGTTTAGTTTGTTCATTAAACAAAATACAGG ACTAGTTTTCAAATTTGACAACCTTGGTTGTGAAATATTATCAATTGCATTGCCTTCAGCAATGGCTTTGATAGCTGACCCTATTGCTTCACTGGTTGACACAGCATTTATTGGTCAAATAG GTCCAGTGGAGCTTGCAGCTGTAGGGGTGGCCATAGCACTCTTCAATCAAATATCAAGAATTGCAATATTCCCACTTGTCAGTGTCACTACCTCTTTTGTGGCAGAGGAAGATACCCTTTCTGGAACCAgtcctcaagtagagaagaatgAAAGGTCGGAGGCAGGTCCGATTGTAGATGCTGAAATGAAAGAACTAGTACCACTTAACAAAG ATTTGACTGCTACTGACTGTAATATAGTTAAGTTTGAACATAAGAGAAGGCGTATCCCTTCTGCTTCATCAGCATTACTAATCGGTGGCATTCTTGGAATCATCCAAACAATGTTCCTCATAGTTGCTGCAAAACCTTTATTGAACTTCATGGGAGTAACCTCA GACTCTCTTATGCTAAACCATGCACATAAATACCTGACATTGAGGTCCCTCGGTGCTCCTGCAGTTCTTCTCTCGTTAGCAATGCAGGGAATCTTCCGAGGATTTAAAGACACTAAAACACCTTTATATGCCACAT TGGCAGGAGATATAACCAATGTAGCACTTGATCCTTTATTGATATATGTTTTCCGCTTGGGGGTCAGTGGTGCAGCTATTGCTCATGTTATATCTCA GTACCTAATTTCACTTATACTCCTGTGGAGCTTGATAGAAAAAGTTGATCTTATACCACCAAGCATCAAGCATTTACAATTTCATCGATTTCTTAAAAATG GCTTTCTACTATTCGTAAGAGTAATTGCTGTAACATTCTGTGTGACACTGGCAGCATCATTAGCTGCACGCAAGGGACCAACATCCATGGCTGCATTTCAAGTCTGCTTGCAGATTTGGTTAGCAGTGTCCCTTCTTGCTGATGGTCTCGCTGTTGCTGGACAG GCAATTCTTGCAGGTGCATTTGCAAACAAGGACTATGAGAAGGTCCAAGCAACTGCATATCGAGTATTACAG CTGGGTTTGCTTCTGGGGTTGGCTCTTGCATTCATTCTCGGAACAGGACTGCATTTTGGAGCTAAACTATTTACCAAAGATGTTGATGTCATTCACCTCATCAAAATTGGGATCCCG TTTGTAGCAGCCACTCAACCCCTCAACGCTTTGGCCTTTGTAATTGATGGAATCAACTTCGGGGCATCTGATTTTGCATATTCAGCCATTTCTTTG GTTGTGGTGGCAATTTTCAGCATAATTTGTCTACATTTTTTATCATCTGTTGGCGGTTTCATAGGAATTTGGATTGCTTTGACCATCTATATGGCTCTTAGAGCAATTGTGGGCCTTCTGAG GATTGGAACTGGATCAGGACCCTGGAAGATGATTAGGAGCTAA
- the LOC108319656 gene encoding serine/threonine-protein kinase BSK5 has translation MGARCSKFSLCWWPSHVKSNLHDLSDNDDDGKRNEKDPWGGFSEYSLDQLRVATSGFSPDNIVSEHGEKAPNVVYKGRLEDDRTVAVKRFNKSAWPDSRQFLEEARAVGQLRSERLANLVGCCCEGEERLLVAEFMPNETLSKHLFHWEAQPMKWAMRLRVALYLAQALEYCSSKGRALYHDLNAYRILFDQEGNPRLSCFGLMKNSRDGRSYSTNLAFTPPEYLRTGRITAESVVYSFGTLLLDLLSGKHIPPSHALDLIRGKNFLLLMDSCLEGHFSNDDGTELVRLASRCLQYEPRERPNVKSLVTALTPLQKETSVPSYVLMGIPDRSLSSKETVSLTPFGDACSRRDLTAVHEILDKVGYKDDEDVANELSFQMWTNQIQDTLNSKKQGDSAFHARDFSTAIDCYTQFIDGGTMVSPTVYARRCLCYLMNDMAQEALGDAMHAQSISPTWPTAYYLQAAALFNLGMDNDAQESLKDGTTLETRKYRN, from the exons ATGGGAGCTCGTTGCTCTAAATTCTCTCTCTGCTGGTGGCCTTCCCACGTCAAATCAAACCTCCATGATTTGTCTGATAATG ATGATGATGGGAAGAGGAATGAGAAGGATCCTTGGGGAGGGTTCAGTGAGTACAGTTTGGATCAGCTGAGAGTTGCCACCTCAGGATTCTCACCAGACAACATTGTCTCGGAACACGGTGAGAAGGCTCCAAATGTTGTCTACAAAGGGAGGCTTGAGGACGATAGGACGGTTGCTGTGAAGCGCTTCAATAAGTCTGCTTGGCCTGATTCTCGacaattccta GAGGAGGCACGTGCTGTGGGGCAACTGAGGAGTGAAAGATTGGCTAACTTGGTTGGGTGTTGCTGTGAGGGAGAAGAGAGATTGCTTGTTGCAGAGTTCATGCCCAATGAAACTCTCTCTAAACACCTTTTTCATT GGGAGGCCCAGCCTATGAAATGGGCAATGAGGCTGAGGGTGGCCTTGTATTTAGCTCAAGCTTTGGAATACTGCAGCAGTAAAGGAAGGGCATTGTACCATGATCTTAATGCTTATAGAATTTTGTTTGATCAG GAAGGCAACCCTAGACTCTCTTGTTTTGGACTCATGAAAAACAGTAGGGATGGCAGAAGCTATAGTACAAATTTAGCCTTCACACCTCCAGAGTACTTGAGGACAG GAAGAATCACTGCTGAAAGTGTAGTTTACAGTTTTGGCACCCTATTACTTGATCTTCTCAGTGGAAAGCATATCCCACCGAGTCAT GCACTTGATCTTATACGAGGCAAAAATTTTCTGTTGCTAATGGACTCATGTTTGGAAGGTCATTTTTCAAATGATGATGGAACTGAGTTAGTGAGATTAGCTTCGCGCTGTTTACAGTATGAACCTCGTGAGAGACCAAATGTTAAGTCGCTCGTGACTGCTCTGACCCCTCTTCAGAAAGAAACTTCG GTACCGTCATATGTTTTAATGGGCATACCAGATAGGAGTCTGTCATCAAAGGAAACAGTTTCATTAACACCATTTGGTGACGCTTGTTCCAGAAGAGATCTGACTGCAGTACATGAGATTTTGGATAAAGTGGGCTACAAGGATGATGAAGATGTTGCTAATGAG CTTTCCTTTCAAATGTGGACAAATCAAATACAAGATACTCTAAATTCTAAGAAGCAAGGCGATTCTGCTTTCCATGCTAGAGACTTCTCTACAGCCATTGACTGCTATACACAA TTCATCGATGGTGGAACCATGGTATCACCTACCGTGTATGCCAGACGCTGCTTATGCTATCTGATGAATGACATGGCTCAAGAGGCACTTGGAGATGCCATGCATGCTCAATCAATATCTCCAACCTGGCCCACTGCATACTATCTTCAAGCAGCTGCTCTCTTCAACCTTGGCATGGACAATGATGCACAGGAAAGTCTTAAAGATGGAACAACACTGGAAACCAGGAAGTATAGAAACTGA
- the LOC108319582 gene encoding protein DETOXIFICATION 42 isoform X2 translates to MADKDSVYAEETERRAPIFSFFKDAKLVFKFDNLGCEILSIALPSAMALIADPIASLVDTAFIGQIGPVELAAVGVAIALFNQISRIAIFPLVSVTTSFVAEEDTLSGTSPQVEKNERSEAGPIVDAEMKELVPLNKDLTATDCNIVKFEHKRRRIPSASSALLIGGILGIIQTMFLIVAAKPLLNFMGVTSDSLMLNHAHKYLTLRSLGAPAVLLSLAMQGIFRGFKDTKTPLYATLAGDITNVALDPLLIYVFRLGVSGAAIAHVISQYLISLILLWSLIEKVDLIPPSIKHLQFHRFLKNGFLLFVRVIAVTFCVTLAASLAARKGPTSMAAFQVCLQIWLAVSLLADGLAVAGQAILAGAFANKDYEKVQATAYRVLQLGLLLGLALAFILGTGLHFGAKLFTKDVDVIHLIKIGIPFVAATQPLNALAFVIDGINFGASDFAYSAISLVVVAIFSIICLHFLSSVGGFIGIWIALTIYMALRAIVGLLRIGTGSGPWKMIRS, encoded by the exons ATGGCTGACAAAGACAGCGTTTATGCAGAAGAAACTGAGAGGAGGGCTCCAATTTTCAGCTTCTTTAAAGATGCTAA ACTAGTTTTCAAATTTGACAACCTTGGTTGTGAAATATTATCAATTGCATTGCCTTCAGCAATGGCTTTGATAGCTGACCCTATTGCTTCACTGGTTGACACAGCATTTATTGGTCAAATAG GTCCAGTGGAGCTTGCAGCTGTAGGGGTGGCCATAGCACTCTTCAATCAAATATCAAGAATTGCAATATTCCCACTTGTCAGTGTCACTACCTCTTTTGTGGCAGAGGAAGATACCCTTTCTGGAACCAgtcctcaagtagagaagaatgAAAGGTCGGAGGCAGGTCCGATTGTAGATGCTGAAATGAAAGAACTAGTACCACTTAACAAAG ATTTGACTGCTACTGACTGTAATATAGTTAAGTTTGAACATAAGAGAAGGCGTATCCCTTCTGCTTCATCAGCATTACTAATCGGTGGCATTCTTGGAATCATCCAAACAATGTTCCTCATAGTTGCTGCAAAACCTTTATTGAACTTCATGGGAGTAACCTCA GACTCTCTTATGCTAAACCATGCACATAAATACCTGACATTGAGGTCCCTCGGTGCTCCTGCAGTTCTTCTCTCGTTAGCAATGCAGGGAATCTTCCGAGGATTTAAAGACACTAAAACACCTTTATATGCCACAT TGGCAGGAGATATAACCAATGTAGCACTTGATCCTTTATTGATATATGTTTTCCGCTTGGGGGTCAGTGGTGCAGCTATTGCTCATGTTATATCTCA GTACCTAATTTCACTTATACTCCTGTGGAGCTTGATAGAAAAAGTTGATCTTATACCACCAAGCATCAAGCATTTACAATTTCATCGATTTCTTAAAAATG GCTTTCTACTATTCGTAAGAGTAATTGCTGTAACATTCTGTGTGACACTGGCAGCATCATTAGCTGCACGCAAGGGACCAACATCCATGGCTGCATTTCAAGTCTGCTTGCAGATTTGGTTAGCAGTGTCCCTTCTTGCTGATGGTCTCGCTGTTGCTGGACAG GCAATTCTTGCAGGTGCATTTGCAAACAAGGACTATGAGAAGGTCCAAGCAACTGCATATCGAGTATTACAG CTGGGTTTGCTTCTGGGGTTGGCTCTTGCATTCATTCTCGGAACAGGACTGCATTTTGGAGCTAAACTATTTACCAAAGATGTTGATGTCATTCACCTCATCAAAATTGGGATCCCG TTTGTAGCAGCCACTCAACCCCTCAACGCTTTGGCCTTTGTAATTGATGGAATCAACTTCGGGGCATCTGATTTTGCATATTCAGCCATTTCTTTG GTTGTGGTGGCAATTTTCAGCATAATTTGTCTACATTTTTTATCATCTGTTGGCGGTTTCATAGGAATTTGGATTGCTTTGACCATCTATATGGCTCTTAGAGCAATTGTGGGCCTTCTGAG GATTGGAACTGGATCAGGACCCTGGAAGATGATTAGGAGCTAA